Proteins encoded together in one Drosophila albomicans strain 15112-1751.03 chromosome 2R, ASM965048v2, whole genome shotgun sequence window:
- the LOC117575172 gene encoding ran-binding protein 3, producing the protein MSENNEASVEANCFRGGFTLKASRLGGAVLRPAVLGDSSVLGSVVHSNNASSNSNSNSNNTTINTNNNNNNSSSTLAAAADAGSSSQKTDEVTGAGGGIVGNPFLREQREEEDDASAAVVESTEKSDKEDDEIDERPDPLTMLRNNGIEHRATNIFAAAKTNLPRMQTSGFIFGQNVHERVVGENVSTEANAEAAVSDSTEATSSQLLFSSVIQRAAQSTDNNKETSEAKSLNDVAREYEESRAQKRKYEEVETFTGEENELNIADVSCKLFAFVNSNWEERGRGSLRLNDAKDEQDCSRVVFRTSGNLRLLLNTKVWAAMVAERASQKSLRLTAMDNTGTVKIFLAMGRPADIAQVHKALSERIAKRKLTHPEECAVVETKNGISSESCAVSVQPESTTNDDDEDGDGIVESIPITAAAGGTTNAAALAEADSIEPSPKKALMQADSSVDVVVVATPDDATADSNAEAEAQQPKEQHASASIEDEEEDRA; encoded by the exons TCGTCTGTATTAGGCTCAGTAGTGCATAGCAATAATGCAAGCAgtaattccaattccaattccaataaCACTACAATCAATacgaacaataacaacaacaatagctccTCGACATTAGCCGCTGCCGCTGACGCCGGCAGTAGCAGCCAGAAGACTGACGAAGTCACCGGCGCCGGCGGTGGCATTGTGGGCAATCCGTTTTTGCGGGAACAGCGGGAGGAGGAAGATGATGCGTCCGCCGCCGTGGTGGAGTCCACAGAGAAGTCCGATAAGGAGGACGATGAGATTGATGAGCGGCCGGATCCGCTGACAATGCTGCGCAACAATGGTATCGAGCATCGCGCCACCAACATATTTGCTGCAGCCAAGACCAATTTGCCGCGAATGCAAACAAGTGGTTTCATCTTTGGACAGAATGTGCACGAACGTGTTGTTGGG GAGAATGTGAGCACAGAGGCGAATGCCGAAGCCGCTGTCTCGGACTCAACGGAAGCGACCTCATCGCAGCTGCTGTTCTCCAGCGTCATACAGCGAGCTGCCCAATCGACAGACAACAATAAGGAGACTTCAGAAGCCAAGAGTCTCAATGATGTGGCTCGTGAGTACGAAGAGAGTCGCGCCCAGAAACGCAAATACGAAGAGGTCGAAACATTCACCGGCGAGGAAAACGAACTCAATATTGCCGACGTCAGCTGCAagctgtttgcttttgttaacAGCAACTGGGAGGAGCGTGGACGCGGCAGTCTGCGTCTCAACGATGCCAAGGACGAGCAGGATTGCTCGCGCGTTGTCTTCCGCACCTCGGGCAATCTGCGTCTGCTGCTGAACACGAAAGTCTGGGCTGCCATGGTTGCGGAGCGCGCCAGCCAGAAGTCGTTGCGTCTGACGGCCATGGACAACACGGGCACGGTAAAGATCTTCTTGGCCATGGGCCGCCCCGCGGACATTGCCCAGGTGCACAAGGCGCTGAGCGAGCGCATTGCCAAGCGCAAGCTAACGCATCCCGAAGAGTGCGCCGTGGTGGAGACTAAGAACGGTATTTCCTCGGAGTCGTGTGCGGTCAGCGTGCAGCCCGAGTCGACAAccaacgatgacgatgaggatggCGATGGCATTGTTGAGTCAATACCaattactgctgctgctggtggcacGACTAACGCTGCTGCCCTTGCCGAGGCGGACAGCATTGAGCCGAGCCCCAAAAAGGCGCTGATGCAGGCGGACAGTAGCGTGGACGTTGTTGTGGTGGCAACTCCCGATGATGCAACTGCCGATAGCAATGCCGAGGCCGAGGCACAGCAGCCCAAGGAACAACATGCCTCGGCATCCATTgaggacgaggaggaggaTCGTGCTTAa